From one Lycium ferocissimum isolate CSIRO_LF1 chromosome 7, AGI_CSIRO_Lferr_CH_V1, whole genome shotgun sequence genomic stretch:
- the LOC132063926 gene encoding remorin isoform X2 yields the protein MSAPAKADDSKALATVPPPKPDSSTKKSSKGSLDRDVALAHLETEKRNSYIKAWEESEKSKVENKAQKKLSAVGTWENTKKANLESKLKKLEEQLEQKKAEYGEKIKNRVAAVHKEADEKRAMVEARKGEELLKAEEMAAKYRATGQAPKKLIGCLGC from the exons ATGTCTGCCCCTGCCAAAGCTGATGATTCTAAAGCTCTTGCTACTGTTCCTCCACCAA AGCCTGATTCTTCAAcaaagaaaagttcaaagggaTCCCTCGACAGAG ATGTTGCTCTCGCACACCTTGAAACAGAGAAAAGGAATTCTTATATCAAGGCGTGggaagaaagtgaaaaaagcaAGGTGGAAAACAA GGCCCAAAAGAAGCTCTCTGCAGTTGGAACATGGGAGAACACCAAGAAAGCAAATCTTGAATCTAAACTGAAGAAACTTGAG GAGCAACTAGAGCAAAAGAAAGCAGAATATGGAGAGAAGATTAAAAATAGAGTGGCCGCAGTTCACAAAGAGGCAGACGAAAAGAGAGCTATGGTTGAAGCCAGAAAAGGAGAAGAACTTCTTAAAGCAGAGGAGATGGCTGCCAAGTATCGTGCCACGGGACAAGCTCCTAAGAAGTTGATTGGTTGTCTTGGATGTTAA
- the LOC132063926 gene encoding remorin isoform X1 produces MAEATAVATQPQAEPVVASNTPTMSAPAKADDSKALATVPPPKPDSSTKKSSKGSLDRDVALAHLETEKRNSYIKAWEESEKSKVENKAQKKLSAVGTWENTKKANLESKLKKLEEQLEQKKAEYGEKIKNRVAAVHKEADEKRAMVEARKGEELLKAEEMAAKYRATGQAPKKLIGCLGC; encoded by the exons ATGGCAGAAGCCACTGCAGTAGCAACTCAACCTCAAGCAGAACCAGTTGTTGCTTCGAATACTCCTACCATGTCTGCCCCTGCCAAAGCTGATGATTCTAAAGCTCTTGCTACTGTTCCTCCACCAA AGCCTGATTCTTCAAcaaagaaaagttcaaagggaTCCCTCGACAGAG ATGTTGCTCTCGCACACCTTGAAACAGAGAAAAGGAATTCTTATATCAAGGCGTGggaagaaagtgaaaaaagcaAGGTGGAAAACAA GGCCCAAAAGAAGCTCTCTGCAGTTGGAACATGGGAGAACACCAAGAAAGCAAATCTTGAATCTAAACTGAAGAAACTTGAG GAGCAACTAGAGCAAAAGAAAGCAGAATATGGAGAGAAGATTAAAAATAGAGTGGCCGCAGTTCACAAAGAGGCAGACGAAAAGAGAGCTATGGTTGAAGCCAGAAAAGGAGAAGAACTTCTTAAAGCAGAGGAGATGGCTGCCAAGTATCGTGCCACGGGACAAGCTCCTAAGAAGTTGATTGGTTGTCTTGGATGTTAA